The following DNA comes from Deinococcus sp. NW-56.
ACAGGTATACCAGAAAGCCCGATTTCGCTACTGTGGAGCCATGTTCAGGATTGCCGTTGCGAACGACAAGGGTGGGGTCGGGAAGACCACGACCGCCGTCATGCTGGCCACCTTGCTGGCTGACAAGGGGCCGACCCTTCTGATTGACGCTGACGAAAAGACAGCGAGTGCCACGGAGTGGGCGGCCGCTGGCCCAGGTCTGGCCTGCACCGTGATTCCTGTGGAGAACCTGGACGCCACGGACCTCAGCCCCTACACCTATCTGGTGTTCGACACGAAAGCCGGGGAAGATGCTGGGGATCTGTTGGAACTCTCGCAAGCGGTCGACCTGTTGATCGTTCCCACCAAGCCGGATGCTTTGAGCCTCCGAGCCCTCCCCAAAACCCTGGCGCCGCTGATCGAGCGTGGCATCAAGAACTACCGGGTGCTGATAACGGACGTGCCACCATCCCCCAGCACCGATGGGCATGAGGCGCGTGCCGCTTTGATGGACCTCGGTGTGCCCGTGTTCAGCCGGGACATTCGCCGGGCCAGCGCCTTCAACAAGGCCGCGCTCGCGGGCACCCGTGTTCGTGACGTAAAAGGCGACCAGCGAGCGAAACTCGCGCATATGGACTACGAACTGGTCCTCCGGGAGGTCCTGG
Coding sequences within:
- a CDS encoding ParA family protein, encoding MFRIAVANDKGGVGKTTTAVMLATLLADKGPTLLIDADEKTASATEWAAAGPGLACTVIPVENLDATDLSPYTYLVFDTKAGEDAGDLLELSQAVDLLIVPTKPDALSLRALPKTLAPLIERGIKNYRVLITDVPPSPSTDGHEARAALMDLGVPVFSRDIRRASAFNKAALAGTRVRDVKGDQRAKLAHMDYELVLREVLA